The Lolium rigidum isolate FL_2022 chromosome 2, APGP_CSIRO_Lrig_0.1, whole genome shotgun sequence genomic interval GATGGTGCTGACCAAGACGGAGCTGGAGTGGCTCATGGCGCAGCTCAAGGGCGGCGACCGGCGCCTCGAGGACGTGCTCCGGGAGATGGCGCGCAAGCGGGACGCTCGCGGGTGGCGGCCCAGCCTCGAGAGCATCGACGAGTGCGGCTCCGACTCCGAGACGGCCGCCATCTGCTTCGACTGACGTACAGACCGGTGCGAGTGAGTGGCATGGTCG includes:
- the LOC124687073 gene encoding uncharacterized protein LOC124687073; this encodes MGNCLYTGDGGGSEGGGYLSGGEGRTKVTEEVAPSSVLKVKMVLTKTELEWLMAQLKGGDRRLEDVLREMARKRDARGWRPSLESIDECGSDSETAAICFD